The genome window atactcaccactcatacaaccaacaccaacaacccaacacggtaactattgtgaaagtaatttaacttatagctcgcgaacgatgggacgttccaccactcgacttctaccgatgacctatgcattgctaagcatctagcatcacttttaagttagaccttatcatgaataaacccaGGATACAAGGATATACATCAATAATAATTCAAGGTATAGACAAtacaatcaatataggttctacccataaaagcccgacatcgacttcctatacatgcaaacctatacataagcataacttatcaatatttagactttattctattcaactgacagggttcaatatgatagatgcttgccttgatgcactggttcacaaaggtgtggtgtctcgggatcgacctcggtcttcgggatcgatggatcggcgtgctctaagaaacataacgcgtgcaatgataagtatAAATGAAATACAACAATGTAAGTcacaaggtgcaaatgatgaaataccatgaaaatatactttaaaatgtaggaaaatatttttcctagctagaacaagtcataagaagactagcaaaattggtttcatccattttggacttgtaaagaattaatggtgaattaatgaagcttaagcctaattaattagcctcaaaaatTTAATTCGATATTTAATGGctagggatatttttaatagataaagtagtttattatgaaaccaacaaaagtTGTTTCATGATTCTcagagtttgtatgaattaattatgaattttactagTTATCAGCAGAGGCTGATGAACAGTATCcacggatactccggtgaaggccggatactccggggtactGGAGAGTCCGGGAGACTCTCTGGCAGCACCCTATCGGTTATTTTTGGCTGGagctcacccggagactccgaggaaggccggatactctgggAAAGCTCCAGAACTAGActgttttgaggggaaaaatgcCCGGAATGAATTGCGATCTTCCCCAAACCAaaaggaacatgtttgagctagttcaagggttctagaactcatttaacaacctagaaactctattcctaactcaaattcatccaattcctcaatttagggttaaactcacaaaaactcatgaatttcactcttttgcgaaatcgaccaatcgaatcacgaattactaccatggggagcctaagacaCTTACCCACAATacttgtgaaggttagtggccgccgggtgatgaagaaaacggtgggaaatcgaagaattccggcgttcttcacttttcaaccctaacaccaaaagacatccaaatcggctcaaatcctttgggaatgagcaaacaaattggaggaatggaatccttgtgagcttgtgatcgtaatggtaccacatgcataccttgattcgacTCCTAGAGCGCgaatttgagggagaaagggagagagtgcttgagagaggagagaggggccTGCTCCCTTGCTGGGGCTGGTGGGGAGCACgggagtggagagagagaggggcaggtGGAGCTGCTGCCTAagtggagggagtggttggcctacatgtggggcccacgctTTAGAGAAAAGGGGCCAttttgactgcgaatttcactcttttctctcccgaattcgaTTCTCTTATCCGATTGACATGAAACGAATTGTGCTAGAGTTATcaaacaaaattacacaaaattaaacataatgcttaagaagaataattatgcttaattatgtgattatggaatttgggacgtgacacgtGGCCTCCAATATATCCTGATATTTCCTTTACAAACAAAGTGATAAAGCATTTGCATATCCCAATATCATCAAAATCAAGTGCAAATGAAATACAAAATCAAAATCATTAAGATAATCTAGGAGCCCAAAGGCTTGACGTCTCTTTTTATCATTTGGGACATCTTTTTCGCATATTGGAGAACTTCAATAACAGATGGGAACAAGATGTTAAGATTCTTAAGAGTCTTATAATGAGAACACCACTGAGTGTCTCCAACCTATCATATTCTTTAAACCATTCAGGGTTAAACCGATATGATTTGCCTACTATGAGTGTTTACAGATACTTAAAACCATATTGTGGTCTATGAGGACCTCTAATCAAATATGTTCTCCTTATCTCATCTGTAGCTTAAGGCTAGGATGTTCGAGTATTCTCTATTTCTATCAGCCAGATCATAAGGAAGTTCATCTAATTTTACATCTTTTGATGACAATATCAAAGAAGGATGAGCTGTACACTAATGTTTGATGCGTGTGATCTCTGCGTGAAGTCCCTTCATCACTAGCCGATGGTAATTTTCTGTTTAAGAACCGTTCCATTAAATTTTGCCACCTTCCCAATTCATGAAATCAAAGTGTAAAACACTAATTAAAGTTACTTCATACACATGTGCACAAGTAAACAACAACACAATGCCACCACTAATTTTCTTACGTGGACCTAACATCATGGAAGAAGATTAGAACTTTAGAAGCCATCAAACCCTTGTGGTAATGCGGTCCAATCTGTACACATCAGCAAAGAAGAAAGAACCACCCTCAAAGGCTTAAAATCTCCATGAGTCAAAAGCTACAAAGTTCAAACCTAACAGATCATTCGAGATTATCAGATTAAGATAATAAATCAGAGTGGCCCCTCTAGGCGGTAACATGAGATCGAAATCGAGTTTGCAAATCGAATGGGAAATTGGGGTTAGGGCAATCCTCACCTGAATGTTGCGATGTTGCCGTTGGGTCTAGGTCATTGGGTGCGTTGTCTCATGTTGTGGTGTGCCGACGTCGGAGTGTTTGTTGAGAAGAAAATGACGATATTGTGAGAGGAAGAAAGAGTCGTGCAACAATTTTGGTCTAATCAAATAATGAGCAAAGTAAGGTTGCTTTTATGATCTGCTGCTATTATGAGACAAAGTTTATTGGTGTCACTAATTATAGAATAAAGAGAGATAATTAGATTAGTAGCGCCAGTCACTCAAGAGACTAAACAAATTAGAGGCGACAGACACCATGTGAGAAAGCGTGGAGCGGCTCGAGCCCTCTACCACCTTAAAGTCAAAGGATATGTCTAGACCACACAGATGTAAGTAGGTCCAACAGAGCGACGATTTGGACATTCTCCACGGTAgagtaaaaaatattaattattttcataaatCAGTTTAAGAATTACTGAATTTaacattataataatattaactATTGTGAATAAAAAATTCGACATAAATTCACTCCCGTGAACTGCACCATACGTGGGACCCACTATCGTATCGAAGGAAACTGCTGGTTCTCCCCTCCCTGAAGCTTCCCCCTCCCGCAATAACCAACCTGTACGAGGCAGCGGCGAGATCCACAGCGGAGGCGCCCTCCGTGTCGGCTATCTGCGGAGGCGTTCATCCACGCCGGCGCCGGTGGGATCCAAGCTCGGGCGTCCTCcacggtggcggcggaggcgccggGGGAATCCAATTGCCGGTGCCATCTACAGCGGCGACGGCTGGATCCAAGCGCAGGCGTCCATCGTAGGCGACAGGCGCCGACGAGCAGCGGTGGCCGAGAAGGAGCACTGGCTGGCAGGTGGGTCTAATTTCTTGTTTCCGCCATGACCCGATTCAATAATTTTGGTCCGAATCTTCCCTCCTCGCCATGGTTCGCCTTCTCCAGTGGTTTTGTTTCGATTCAACGAGGACACGTCGGACGACAGTTCGGAGATTGACGATCATGAGTTTCTCATTTGATGCATTGCAATGAAATCCAGCCATGTAGGTCCAATTTAATTTCTAAAGTATGTCTAGGAATCTAAGTACTTATAGTGATTGAatcaattttataaatataggtATTTCTGCTATATATTGATATGTTATGGTTTTTGTTGGCCTGTTGGATTTGTTATTAGAGTCAATTTTGTTGCGTAATTATGATATTCTATTTCAAACCAGCGGAAATTATGACCTAGAACAAAGAACAAAAAATATCGCCATTTTACCTGATAAATGTAAATGCACTTCGCATGTGCTGCTCAACCAGTTCGCTCTAGAGTGCCTTCTTTGGTGTCTGTCCTTTTGGTTGCTTCTGAAATATTTTGGTGTAGCATTACAGTTAGGCTATATGTGAATCGTCTGCACTAGTTGTGGTTATAGCTGAGTTTAAGTCAGCTGCACAATCCTTCTTTAATCAGAACATAATTAAATTTTATGTAACAAGGTTATATTTAATAAGAAATACGGAACAGAACATAATTGTCATGATCTTCCAACTCATATTGGCTATTATTTTAACTAGGAGCCCCAGACATCTTTATTGTTCTTCTTTGGACTTGGTTTGAATACTTTCCACTTGGTTATATGAGTTATATAATATaacatgaaaagaaaatatggCTCCATATCTCAACTTACTGTCACACAAATTTCCAATTTCCCCGTCAAGTTTCTGTGAAGAGCCCAAGGTTTCTTCTGTACTGTGTTCAATGGAGTATCCTGTGCACTCATGCTGTAAATTTAGTAAAACTTGCTTAGTTATGAACAAGTGATCGTGTTTGGTTCTTTTGCTAGGTCAAGCAATTGCTCATCCATCCTTGAAAAACAATGTGTTTGGTAGGTCTAAAAGCCTTTGCTGATATGTGCCAGGAAAAGCTGGCCCATGTGGTTAACTTCAGTGGGCAAAAAGTTTACTTGCTTGCCAGTTTTCCATGGATCCAAATAAATGACATAGGTTAGTTTAAGCAGTTTGCTTTTTAAGAAAACATATACTTGTTTTACATTTTCAATGCAAAAGAAGTAAATGGTAGCTTTTCTAGTTTGCATCCATGTACTCACAGGAGCTGTTTGTTCCAGTCTAGCAGCTTAAAGTGCGCTAAGGGATCTATCTTCAGGATCTTAAAGATAGTGCACTCTTTGGGTTACAGAAATGTGGGGTTTTGCATCAAATGTTTGGGTGTCTAGGTTGGGGAGGAAGAGTCCTCCAAATTGCTCTTCTTCCAATGTTGCGTGTTCTGATGACGAGGCTTCCTCATGCACAAGTAGAGAAGAAGGCCTGGAGTGCCCCATATGTTGGGAGTCCTTCAACATAGTCGAGAACATACCTTATGTGCTATGGTGTGGCCACACCATGTGCAAGAACTGCATCCTAGGCCTTCAGTGGGCTGTCATCAAAGTTCCAACTGTGCCAATCCAGCTACCATTCTTCATCTGTTGCCCCTGGTGCAATCTCCTGTCACTTCGCATACTTTACAAAGGGAACATCATATTCCCACGCAAAAATTACTTCCTCCTTTGGATGGTTGAGGGGATGAATGGCGAGCGGGCAAGATCACGGTCTGCTGTTCAAACTGAGCAACATACGGCATGGCTCTCAACCAGCAGTAGGGCAAATGGAATTGCAGGTTATTCAAACCCCATTAGATGTCCCCTTCCACCACAGGTTGATACTTCGTCCTCCAGTGCAAATGGTGCCAACCATGGGGCCCCTCTCCTGAATGCAGAGAGGGTACAAGCTTCGCTGCACAAGTCCTGTCATTCTTGGTTCACCTGACTGCCAAATTTCCTCTGgtgttcatcttcctcctcatagTGCTCTATGCGATCCCCGCCAGCGCAGCAGTCTTGTTATTGTACATCCTTATCACAGTGCTGTTTGCGCTTCCCTCATTCTTGATATTGTATTTTGCGTATCCGAGCCTAGACTGGCTTGTTAGAGAAATCTTTGCTTGAGATTTCCTTATGAGGCAAAATCTCAATGCTGCTGTTGAATCCGTGTAACTGAACTCTCTAGTATTTGATATGTGTGTAAGTGCAAATGTTATTACACAAGTTTTGGCTTTGACTACACATGTCATACGTGCACCTCAAATATCCATGGAAATGCGCTTCGCTGCAATGAAAAATCATTGGTTTTCACTGCGCTTTTGTGATCTGCTTCACTGCAACACTACTGTATATTTGGCATCAATAGCGTAACTATCGGCTATCATTGGAGTGTTTAGGTTGGCAGTGTGGAGTAGCTACAAATCTGTTCCTACAATTGCATATGAAGTTTCTCAaagtttcactttttttttggcaaattgTAGAATCATTTTGTAGGCATTTGGGCCTCTAATTCaagttttggtgattaatgacaacacgaTCATCATGACTAATGTGTGTTTTGTAAGATTAGTTGAAAATTAAGTCACGATGATGATACTTGGGTATTCTCGACTCCTAAATTGGTCTTCATGTTTATGGATCAAATGATATGTGCAAAGATAAGGACtatctagttctaagtgttgtTTGGTACTAGGAGACACTTATAGCAGTATAGGTCTGTGTTTTTCCTTTGGCCGTACTATAAAATGGTTGATTATAGTAGTTTGACCAAGTTTAAGGTAGAGAGATAGTTGTGATGCATAATTGTCAAGTATAGCACTAAGTAGCTTAGAGGAAGCCTAAAATGTTGAAAAGTCAAAACtgggacaaagattgattgaattggataagtctcTGGGTATTTCTATTCACCGGAAATCCCGGTGTGTGCACCGGAAGCTTCTCACTGGAAGGATTCTCAGAGGGTGTAGATATTTTATGCTCAACAGAAGCTTAGGTGAGCACCAAAAGTTTGCATCGGAGAATGATTACAGTAGGGTGATTTTCAGTGAAGATCAGGGCCCTCTACTCACCAGAAGCTCCATTGATCATCGAAAACTTGCACTGGAATAGGTTTACAGTAAGGGTCAAGTTTGGTGAAGTTCAAGTTGTTCTGCTCACCAAAGATTCCAGTGATCACCAGAAACTTGGACCGGAAATTCCAGCGAGTGCACTGGAAGCTTGTCTCCGAAGGAAAGTGACTGTTTGAGAAATGGTCGTGGAAGTTTGGTCTTTTGCTCACCGAATATTTCAGTAGGAAATTTGAAATTCCAATCGAAACTTCCAGTGAGTAGAAATAAAGTTAACGACTAACTTTATGAGGAAGTTGGAGTCATAAATACTTCCCTACCTGGTCCATTTCGTCTCTCTTGGCTAGTGGTTGAGCTCAGTTACATTATTGGAGAgtcaagagaaagaaaaagcacTTGAGTGACTTTTAGGTTCCTTAATTGTAAGATTAAGggtttgtttggtagagcttcatctctaagaatttttggagctagatATTCCTAGTTTCAAAAAATTGTGGAGCTAGAGCTGTGGATACACCGAGGGTGTTTAGAtgagctattttatttttattttagtctaaaaatagagacttaaatcactttattttggCATACAAACGTAAAATCTGATATTGAACTGAGAGCTAGAGCTCTGGCAAACAGGGTATAAGAATATCATTAGTGCTAGAAGAGTTGCTAGTGTGTATCCAATCATCTCTTTGGCTTAGATTTTGATCAAGTGAGGTTTTTAACTTGTTATTCTTGGCGATTAGCGTCACCTAAATGGCTTGTTGGTGTTTGGTCTTAAGGAGCTTCACGGTGAAGTGATTGTTGAAGCCCCAAAATGATTATGTATTGGTTGGGAGTTCATTGATCTGAAGTGGAGGACTACCACTAGAGGATGCTTGGACTCTTGCGTGGGATCAAGATGGAGCTATACCCTTGCTTGCACGGGTGCTCCAATGAGGACTAGagggagtgccaactcttcaATATCGCAGGAAAAAAATCGAGTCTTCATACCCTTCTCTTTACTTTGAGCGATTTATTTCTAACATTTATTTTccacatttatattcttgcaattccTTTTACTTGGTTGCTTTGCTAGAATAGGGACAATGCTTGATTGAGCTTGCATGTCTTTCACCTAGAAATTAGTGCACATTTAGCTTAAGATTGTTACTTTCTCTTGTAATAGTTTTTAGGGTTAAAAAAGTTTTAGAACTCAATGTACTGCACTCTTGGGCATATTGATCCTACACATAACAGGTAAACTAAATTGCACTCTGAAAACCACAGGAACTTCAAAATACCAAGTATCTTGGACTATATAGGTTATTCTTTGCTGCAAAACGTCGTATGACGATTTTGTAGATCAAATTGAATTTAAGAGAAGTGTAGAAAACCCACAGCATGCAATTCTATTGGTCATTGGGTAATTTGTTTTATTTGCCGACAAGCATCATTGATGGGATACCCTCGGCCACTAGTTTTCCCGACGGTTAAGAAAGGCGGCCGACGTTTTTTCACTCTCGTGAGATGTTAAATATCTTGTAGTAATTTAATGATTAGGGAACTAGATTATCATTTGTGTAACACTGTATCACCAATAATCCTTTAAAAAAGCACTGtatctctttttatttcttctaaTTAGGGACATGAGAGAGAATTGCAACCCATGATTATTACTcgtcattattttttatttgccgTTATTGACTTTCACCGTCTTTTAAGTGCACatttgactactactttttgCAACTGTATATTTATGTGTACTAATAAGGTTATCCTTTTATGAGAGAATTTCAAGAGGCAAATCTAGAGTATGTTTTTTATATAATCAATCTTTCGAGACTTGAACCACTGAATTccagaattaaaaaaaaagaagacttGATAAGTTTCCCCGCCAAATACACACATGGAAAACTATAACAAAATGGAACTATTTATGTCAAAGATTCGTGCACTAGCCGACAATACCCTATTCAATGAAACCACCACCCTAGTATAGGCGGCGCCGGCTTCAAGGTAACAGTGTGGCATTGCATCTAATTCCAAAAGGGGCACAGTCGGCTTCCTGGGGGATTCAATGAAACCGCTACCCTTGAAGATGGGAACAAGGCGAATATGTCCAGTGACAAACCCCGTGGAAGCTTGTAAGGGgggctgcttcttcttcctcttcttctttcacCTCATCCATCTCCCTTCTTCTGTTGCAAAAAATGGAGGGGCAGGGGGGCTACCCCTTTTACACGAAGCGAGGATGGAAACGGAAAAGAGTTGCTATCCGTATGCGGGCTTGCCGTACAAGCAGGTTGGGTTGTAAGTTAATTTTAAAGGCAAGGTGTTTAAAAATTctgataaaatattatgtagTCAccgaaataaaataaaaaagtggcCCTTCAGCCATCCAGCCCTAAGCGACGCCTCTTCCTTCCGGACCTTCTCTTGTGACGGTGTCCAGGCAAGGCCACCAAGTGACACCTCTTCCTCCCGGTCTCACCGGCCCGTTTGTCCCAAAGAAATTCTCACACCACATCCAAGAAATTCCTCTTCGTCGAATACGCATGAGTCCTGGCCAGCCTCCTTCCATTCACGCGAAGCATTCCACCTCCAACACTTTCTCTCTTGCAGTCCTCCTCTTTCCCTTCCCCTCAAAGTCCTCAATTGCATCAGCGTGGAGTCGAGATCCATCCGGACCTGGAttcatttcttctttttcttggtaAGGAAGCCATTACTTGCTTGGATGGTTTGCCCCAACTTGTAATTTTAGTTCTGTTCTGcaagatcttttttttttcctgcgaGAAATGAGATCCGAATATTTCTTACTGAGGGGCACCGCATCGATATGTCCAATTTTTCACGGATCTTTTTGCTGTGTGGCAAGGGTACTAATAGCGTTGAATTCATCTTCCACAATGTTTGTGGGGCCAAACTGAATCCCCATGCCTAGCCCATGTTGAATCCGTCCCTGTTtcttgatatgccacctctaaTTAGCTGGTCGCGATATGCCTTGTATAATGATTTCCATGTTCTATGCAGGAGATAGTGAAGTCTTGGATATTTTATATTCATTCAAGATATTCATGTAAGTTCCTATATCTTCTGAGTTCTGATCTACATTTTATTCGTATCAGCAAATATGAACATTGCTTTCTTACCTTTGTTGTTGTAcctttatattttctttatgCAAGTTTTGTTCAATGAACTCAGGAGATGGGTGATGTACTGTTTCATTAAGCATCGTTCCACTTATCTATTCCCAAATTTAGCATACTTGCTTAGTGATGTTTGATGAAAATTGTTCTTATGAATGACTGTGAGTACCAGATGCATCAGACGGTGAAGGGTTTGTGCATTTGAGAAATCTACTCATATGCCAGCTGATGAACCACAAACCAAAGGAAAAGGAAGTGATTTTTAAACATTTGCTTTACTACACTAAAAGGGCATTATATTTGTGATACTGAGAATGATTGCTCAACAGCATAAATGAGACCTTATGTCACCCTTGATGTCGAAAGTTCTACCTCCGAGGTGTCATAAGTGGAATTCAGTTTGGTGCTATGTCCAAATCATGTTGCTCGTGTCATCTAGTTTTGGTGATGGTTCTTGtattctctgttttttttttttccatggtTGGAGCACTTGATTCTGAGTTTATCACAAGGAACtatattttgcattttttaCTAGTATTATTTGCGTTAAACTCGTTACATATCTTATTGTTTGATCAAATTGGTTACTTGGAGACATGAATCATTTAGTTGTAACTTCTGTGGAACTTTACATTTCTAAACTAGTATCGTTATAGATTGTGGATGCTTCCATAGTCTTAGGCTGCTGTGACATTTGTCACGCGCTTCTGGGATCCGAGATTCTTGAAGAATCCTATCCATTCTTGGGTTATGTATGGAAAGATAGAAGTCTACAATTTTGGGTATTCACTTAATTTTGTTATTCTACATGGATTTTGTTCATATCAAGCACCCATCTGTCCTTGCTCTGTGAAGTGTGTTCTACATTTTACCCTGTTAGCCATCTTTATGCAATTCATATTACGGTGATATTGAACATAGGAGTAGTTCTGCTACTTTTGTTTGACTGCTCATGAAGTAATTAGCAtcttttttatcaacttttaattCGTGGCTGGTTCCATCTTTTTTCAGACTCTTGTGTCTATCCTGAAGGAGTAGAGGACATTCCATCTCCTTTATTTCTTGAATAGGAATGGAAAATGAAGTTCCTGGTGAAGTTCTCAAGGCTGTTTTCCAATTATTGGACGGGAAAGACCTAGTGTTTTGCATGCTTGTATGCCGTCAGTGGCATGAAATTGCGAAGGACGATTACTTCTGGAAATGCATTTGCGCACGAAAATGGCCTTCCATTTGCAAACAGCCACCTTCTGATGCAaactaccaaaaactctatttAACCTTCTCCAAGCCACGGAAGACGCAGCACCTCCCTGTACCAAGGCTCACATTTGAGGATCTGGTGTTTTATATTGATATGTGGCTTGATGGGCCACTCATCTTTTCTCAAGCAGTTTCAGGCTGCACCCTTCGAGCAGGCCTACAGTGCGCACCTCGCGGCATTCCAGATATACTTGCTGCCCATATAAATACCCTA of Phragmites australis chromosome 3, lpPhrAust1.1, whole genome shotgun sequence contains these proteins:
- the LOC133912713 gene encoding F-box protein At5g39250-like; protein product: MENEVPGEVLKAVFQLLDGKDLVFCMLVCRQWHEIAKDDYFWKCICARKWPSICKQPPSDANYQKLYLTFSKPRKTQHLPVPRLTFEDLVFYIDMWLDGPLIFSQAVSGCTLRAGLQCAPRGIPDILAAHINTLDCIMMMEVEPKLAIPTGQAITVSVLAHRKDTNKMACIINESTFEYIDSNAARALAYEYLQFSPRNPFISDIRAWLSLLFLSKGSNVIEVFGIELDFCDAARSETEILWLLDMLDWK